The following are from one region of the Camelus dromedarius isolate mCamDro1 chromosome 34, mCamDro1.pat, whole genome shotgun sequence genome:
- the PATE2 gene encoding prostate and testis expressed protein 2, with protein MVAPFLLYVAFLVCVSKGPSEMCYKCKQYHLGTCYDTMKSCFLKYHQSCAVENIYVLTRKGRSMYFYSKLSCMTNCKDINFLSFDRRTELICCKHKNYCNLPEGV; from the exons ATGGTTGCTCCGTTTCTGCTGTACGTCGCCTTTCTGGTCTGCGTGAGTAAGG GGCCTTCAGAGATGTGTTATAAATGTAAACAATATCATCTTGGGACGTGCTACGACACCATGAAGTCCTGCTTCCTGAAGTACCATCAGTCCTGTGCGGTTGAGAACATTTATGTACTTACAAGAAAAG GGCGgagtatgtatttttattcaaaacTGTCATGTATGACCAACTGTAAGGACATCAACTTCTTAAGTTTTGATAGGAGAACAGAGCTTATCTGTTGCAAACATAAAAACTATTGCAACCTCCCTGAGGGAGTCTAG
- the PATE3 gene encoding prostate and testis expressed protein 3, whose translation MTSVLWDFSVRMDKHLLLLLSVFCCTVAAAPLKCVTCHLRTEMDRCRRGFGICVAKKYETCLLLKILQDDIFQLAYMVCQKFCRDLTYRINSRTYIHKCCNHNYCNFKSLAHAFF comes from the exons ATGACATCTGTGTTGT GGGACTTCTCGGTCAGGATGGACAAACACCTCTTGTTGCTCCTATCTGTCTTCTGCTGCACTGTGG CAGCGGCACCCCTGAAATGTGTAACGTGCCACCTCCGCACGGAGATGGATCGCTGTAGAAGAGGCTTTGGAATCTGTGTTGCCAAGAAGTATGAGACCTGCTTGCTCTTAAAGATCCTCCAGG ATGACATTTTCCAGTTAGCATACATGGTGTGTCAGAAATTCTGCAGAGACTTGACATACAGGATCAACAGTCGAACTTATATTCATAAGTGCTGCAACCACAATTACTGTAACTTCAAAAGTCTAGCGCATGCTTTCTTCTGA